One region of Pseudoalteromonas galatheae genomic DNA includes:
- a CDS encoding AAA family ATPase, which translates to MQISNISFHEDVKQLTGVVTLVRHHTQDKRGISSIFLLKVAREKIVVKAEFGAITSIPQTGEIWKATGDYFFDKEYGSQFIVDEALKLHPNAEISTDVLCDFLIYNAHFVGINSYWTKKLKVAFGESLFAVLQSYSAKKLSNCKKLKISPVMAQNLCDGWAKAVGESELNLFFGRHKLPIEYVETTRQLLGHDASSLIKKNPYLLYPIASVNAAKRTWKSLDKKLRANFDIKLNDKRRAISFIESILYSSFSNNGDMALPANEVKAELNKAGIVFDINEIEESAFQTLCFNEQNDTIQILGHQAIEKAINTLLHKRLSMTKLLFDTNSLAFDETLSVLENNNIELNPLQLQALGNAFNQPVSFIVGEAGTGKSLLSQIIIDVCLNNAINVWKVNSVVRNEDNILPNLKGESINRFISQAKKRNLKGALSGALILIENSNSVDILTLYKLLKLIPLNAHICFIGDKFKLPPIGPGSFFKQAVELKGEALTELIEVNVAESQSDIQRLYSSLIGSAASSVFDAIPAFDVSEEQSLSIYHTEDKSHEMLSTITTNIWFELASMLSDVPKIICSSPQLCDDINSQVQRIRFDRKKVAKLESGESVFYTSEPIIFAKPNKFVDVPVGTLADIVEVYEKPVVAYGRECWMKINIGGDCIDLSLDDIESIALCYAITAHKVQGSQFSHSLVILDNFYLIDKSWLYTCINASKESMLFIGNKSQLVNTVDATEFSAKRYCGVPLELEVSDE; encoded by the coding sequence ATGCAAATAAGCAATATATCGTTTCACGAAGATGTTAAGCAATTAACAGGCGTAGTCACTTTAGTTCGGCACCATACACAAGATAAACGTGGTATCTCATCTATTTTTCTATTAAAGGTTGCCCGTGAGAAAATAGTCGTTAAGGCTGAATTCGGCGCGATCACCTCAATCCCACAAACGGGAGAAATCTGGAAAGCTACTGGTGATTATTTCTTTGATAAAGAATATGGCTCACAGTTCATTGTTGATGAGGCTTTAAAGCTGCACCCCAACGCAGAAATTTCAACAGATGTTCTTTGTGATTTTCTTATCTACAACGCTCATTTTGTCGGTATAAATAGCTATTGGACCAAGAAACTTAAGGTCGCTTTTGGTGAAAGTTTATTTGCAGTTTTACAAAGTTACTCAGCTAAAAAGTTATCTAACTGTAAAAAGCTAAAAATCTCACCAGTTATGGCTCAAAATCTTTGTGATGGTTGGGCTAAGGCTGTTGGTGAAAGTGAATTAAATCTATTTTTTGGACGACACAAATTACCAATTGAGTATGTTGAAACGACTCGTCAGCTATTAGGACATGACGCAAGTAGCCTGATAAAAAAGAATCCATATCTGCTCTATCCTATAGCCTCTGTAAATGCTGCAAAGCGGACATGGAAATCACTAGACAAAAAATTAAGAGCTAATTTTGATATCAAATTAAACGATAAGCGCAGAGCTATTTCGTTTATTGAATCAATACTGTATTCGTCATTCAGTAATAACGGTGATATGGCATTGCCTGCTAATGAAGTCAAAGCTGAGCTGAATAAGGCTGGTATTGTATTTGATATAAATGAAATTGAAGAAAGCGCTTTTCAAACGCTTTGCTTCAACGAACAAAATGACACTATACAAATCTTAGGTCATCAGGCGATTGAGAAGGCAATTAACACATTGCTTCACAAGCGTTTATCTATGACAAAGCTGCTATTTGATACAAATTCATTGGCGTTTGACGAAACGTTATCAGTACTAGAAAACAATAATATTGAGCTAAATCCTCTCCAGTTACAGGCATTAGGTAATGCCTTTAATCAGCCTGTTTCTTTTATTGTCGGGGAAGCTGGAACAGGAAAGTCTTTGCTTTCCCAGATCATCATTGATGTATGCCTTAATAATGCTATTAACGTTTGGAAAGTTAATTCAGTTGTTCGTAATGAAGACAATATACTGCCTAATTTAAAGGGAGAATCTATTAATCGCTTCATTTCACAGGCAAAAAAGCGAAACCTAAAAGGCGCATTGTCTGGGGCACTAATACTGATAGAAAATTCAAATTCAGTTGATATATTAACCTTGTATAAACTATTAAAGCTTATACCTCTTAACGCTCACATTTGTTTCATTGGTGACAAGTTTAAATTACCGCCTATAGGTCCGGGATCGTTTTTCAAACAGGCTGTTGAATTAAAAGGTGAAGCCCTAACAGAGTTAATTGAAGTGAACGTTGCCGAGTCCCAGTCTGATATCCAACGGCTGTATAGCTCTTTAATTGGTAGCGCTGCATCATCAGTATTTGATGCTATTCCTGCATTTGACGTGTCAGAAGAGCAAAGCCTAAGTATTTACCATACTGAAGATAAATCTCACGAGATGCTTAGTACCATTACGACCAATATTTGGTTCGAATTGGCTTCAATGTTAAGTGATGTACCTAAGATCATTTGTTCTAGTCCACAATTGTGCGATGACATAAATTCTCAGGTTCAGCGGATTCGTTTTGACCGGAAAAAAGTAGCAAAGCTAGAAAGTGGTGAATCTGTATTCTATACAAGTGAGCCTATTATTTTTGCTAAGCCTAATAAATTTGTCGATGTACCAGTTGGCACATTAGCAGACATTGTAGAAGTTTACGAAAAGCCTGTCGTTGCATATGGACGTGAGTGCTGGATGAAGATAAACATTGGCGGTGATTGTATCGATTTGTCTTTAGATGATATTGAAAGTATTGCGCTTTGTTATGCAATTACGGCGCACAAGGTTCAGGGGAGTCAATTTAGTCATTCCTTGGTCATTTTGGATAATTTCTATTTGATTGATAAATCATGGCTTTACACATGTATAAACGCATCTAAAGAGTCGATGTTATTTATCGGAAATAAGAGTCAATTAGTCAACACGGTTGATGCCACAGAGTTTAGCGCTAAAAGATATTGTGGTGTTCCGCTTGAACTGGAGGTTTCAGATGAGTAA
- a CDS encoding GDCCVxC domain-containing (seleno)protein produces the protein MQGIELKSKITCPECGFSKVETMPTNACQWYYECESCKALLKPFKGDCCVYCSYGTVKCPPIQEGNACCSGK, from the coding sequence ATGCAAGGTATAGAATTAAAATCTAAGATAACTTGCCCTGAATGTGGATTTAGCAAAGTTGAAACCATGCCTACAAACGCTTGCCAATGGTATTACGAATGCGAAAGCTGTAAAGCACTACTTAAACCGTTCAAAGGTGATTGTTGCGTTTACTGCTCTTATGGAACAGTTAAGTGTCCTCCTATTCAAGAAGGCAATGCATGTTGCTCAGGTAAGTAG
- a CDS encoding coiled-coil domain-containing protein yields MNETGSRPISVSSYRRLQFSKEIIEREFFLNKQDSLSIVPKLAKQGNTMPVSFRFSTVLAVRNFIENDLEEFLTNIDTGNYDGHLFLDPNSFQPLTAENISKIFSEITTELGWPKGKSIYSLRHKFAGDSLDNHLDAAKELGFSVNETATVLQMEREMTHRSSGSLDDYISSRKRTMQETDSFKKSLKINELESDKTRLELERQKAIESAEQKDAENQALLLEIEKLKTKLQTQ; encoded by the coding sequence ATGAATGAAACGGGTAGCCGCCCGATTTCGGTTAGTAGCTATCGTAGGCTTCAATTTTCTAAAGAAATCATCGAAAGAGAGTTCTTCCTCAACAAGCAAGATAGTTTATCAATTGTTCCAAAGCTGGCTAAGCAAGGAAATACTATGCCAGTGAGCTTTAGATTCTCTACAGTGCTCGCTGTCAGGAATTTCATTGAGAATGATTTGGAAGAGTTTCTCACCAACATTGATACTGGTAACTACGATGGTCATTTGTTCTTAGACCCCAACAGCTTTCAACCATTAACCGCTGAGAATATCAGCAAGATCTTCAGTGAAATCACCACAGAACTTGGCTGGCCTAAAGGGAAATCGATTTATTCTTTACGTCATAAATTTGCTGGAGATAGCCTTGATAATCATCTGGACGCCGCAAAAGAGTTAGGGTTCAGCGTTAATGAAACGGCTACTGTACTTCAAATGGAAAGAGAAATGACCCACCGAAGCTCTGGCTCTCTAGATGACTATATTTCGAGCCGAAAAAGAACGATGCAAGAAACTGATTCATTTAAAAAGTCGTTAAAGATTAACGAACTAGAATCAGACAAAACTCGCCTTGAGCTAGAAAGGCAAAAAGCGATAGAAAGCGCAGAGCAAAAAGATGCAGAGAATCAGGCACTGTTATTAGAAATTGAAAAGTTAAAAACGAAGTTACAAACACAATGA
- the qatD gene encoding Qat anti-phage system TatD family nuclease QatD — protein MMDLHCHVDLYPDYQEVLNDIKSSNYYVLSVTTVPSAFEGTVQLTSDIKHCKTALGLHPQLAHLRKNELPLFDKLVDRTRYIGEIGLDGSKGYADYFDDQLEVFTHILKKCEGFDNKILTIHSLNATGEVLEQLKLYPDAGTSILHWFLGTKKQVLEAVELGCFFSIGPAMLTSARAKKVISWIPQDRILLETDGPFAKVAGNILFPSSVGTVTEYLAEIWCKNKASIIEQLSANLRCLTSVK, from the coding sequence ATGATGGATCTTCATTGCCATGTTGATTTATATCCAGATTATCAAGAGGTATTGAACGACATAAAAAGCAGTAATTATTACGTGCTATCAGTAACTACGGTGCCGTCAGCTTTTGAAGGTACTGTCCAGTTAACAAGTGACATAAAACACTGTAAAACGGCTTTGGGTCTGCACCCTCAACTTGCTCATTTAAGGAAAAATGAACTACCTCTATTCGATAAGCTAGTTGATAGAACTAGATATATTGGAGAAATTGGGCTGGATGGCTCAAAAGGTTATGCTGATTACTTTGATGATCAATTAGAGGTTTTTACGCATATTTTGAAAAAATGTGAAGGCTTTGATAACAAAATATTAACTATCCATAGTCTTAATGCGACAGGTGAAGTACTTGAACAACTTAAGTTATACCCCGATGCTGGTACTTCTATTCTTCATTGGTTTTTAGGTACTAAGAAGCAAGTTCTAGAAGCCGTCGAGCTAGGCTGTTTCTTTTCTATTGGGCCAGCCATGCTTACTTCAGCCAGAGCTAAAAAAGTAATATCGTGGATACCTCAAGATAGGATTTTACTCGAAACTGATGGCCCTTTCGCCAAAGTGGCGGGGAATATTCTGTTTCCTTCAAGTGTTGGCACTGTTACTGAATATCTGGCTGAAATTTGGTGTAAAAATAAGGCTTCGATAATTGAGCAACTGTCAGCAAACCTTAGGTGTTTAACATCAGTCAAGTAA
- the qatC gene encoding Qat anti-phage system QueC-like protein QatC, translated as MTNFYFNHDPANLPDFSNDCHPVQMFHTHQNDITKHSLVSKQLLQTVRDLGLNVDADAIDLITIATAVTAADTFELRDNAENAWARKMHLHVPVTDEDMWNTVEPELSSLLNFLTGDQWQFTFEKTTMPMPTPKTSEQAKAKAKSLIGLNSVCLFSGGLDSAVGAIDILNGESALKPLLVSHAYRGDGAKQEDIKHLLSPPFGELSYSMSPHIIKQLEGKTDISMRGRSFNFLAMAVLGISALRNANCDSSIETIVVPENGYISINPPLTRRRIGSHSTRTTHPNFLSRLESLLRDTGFHVKFVNPYQFKTKGEMLAECVDQDAIRKAVPLSVSCSHWHREHKQCGHCVPCLIRRASVFHAGFTQDAPYKTKRLRGLIKEKDTRDDLQAVQTAIIRLKQSDNYRSWLRKSGPIPQEKDIREKLESTIKRGLAEVELFLQADKSS; from the coding sequence ATGACTAATTTTTATTTTAATCATGACCCAGCTAACTTGCCTGATTTTTCTAATGATTGTCATCCTGTCCAGATGTTCCATACGCATCAAAATGACATCACTAAGCACAGCTTAGTGTCAAAACAACTACTACAAACAGTTCGTGATTTGGGATTGAATGTAGATGCTGATGCAATAGATCTGATAACAATTGCAACCGCTGTTACCGCCGCTGATACATTTGAATTGAGGGATAATGCAGAAAATGCATGGGCTAGAAAAATGCATTTACATGTTCCTGTTACCGATGAGGATATGTGGAATACTGTTGAGCCTGAACTAAGTTCTTTGCTCAACTTTCTAACGGGCGATCAATGGCAGTTTACTTTTGAAAAAACAACTATGCCGATGCCGACTCCTAAAACAAGTGAGCAAGCGAAAGCAAAAGCAAAATCATTAATTGGACTCAACTCAGTCTGCCTTTTTTCAGGAGGTCTTGATAGCGCAGTTGGTGCAATTGACATTTTAAACGGAGAGTCAGCCTTAAAACCGCTTTTGGTTAGTCACGCTTATCGTGGTGATGGCGCAAAACAGGAAGATATTAAGCATTTATTGTCCCCGCCATTCGGCGAATTGTCCTATTCAATGTCTCCTCATATTATCAAGCAATTAGAAGGTAAAACTGACATTAGCATGAGGGGAAGAAGCTTCAACTTCCTAGCTATGGCGGTACTTGGTATATCAGCCTTAAGAAATGCTAATTGCGATAGCAGTATTGAAACTATTGTCGTCCCTGAGAATGGCTATATTTCTATAAATCCACCGCTTACCAGAAGACGGATTGGTAGCCATAGTACTAGAACTACTCATCCTAATTTTCTAAGCAGGCTTGAATCTTTGCTTAGAGACACTGGGTTTCATGTCAAATTTGTAAACCCCTATCAATTCAAAACTAAAGGTGAAATGTTAGCGGAATGTGTTGATCAAGACGCAATTAGAAAAGCAGTTCCTCTGAGTGTTTCTTGTAGTCATTGGCACAGAGAGCATAAACAGTGTGGGCATTGTGTACCTTGCCTTATTCGAAGAGCGTCAGTTTTTCATGCTGGTTTTACACAAGATGCGCCATACAAGACAAAGCGGTTGAGAGGTCTTATTAAAGAAAAAGATACTCGCGATGATCTCCAAGCGGTTCAAACTGCCATTATTAGATTGAAACAATCAGATAACTATCGTTCTTGGCTTCGAAAGTCAGGACCAATACCACAAGAAAAAGATATACGAGAAAAATTAGAATCAACTATTAAGCGAGGATTGGCAGAGGTTGAATTATTTCTCCAAGCGGATAAATCATCATGA
- the merC gene encoding organomercurial transporter MerC: MINKILDKVGSGGVWLAALSCTACFPALGSLASALGLGFLSHFEGIAVNTLLPLFASLALLVNFYNWYQHRESLRGILSVIGPIAVLLTLYPLWQYDWSTYLFYFGTIWMVVMSILDIVKPIKEPVCKV; encoded by the coding sequence ATGATCAATAAAATTCTAGATAAAGTAGGTTCTGGTGGCGTTTGGCTAGCCGCCCTTAGTTGCACAGCATGTTTTCCTGCGCTCGGCTCATTGGCATCTGCTCTTGGGTTAGGTTTTCTTTCACATTTTGAAGGGATAGCGGTGAACACCTTATTGCCATTATTTGCTTCACTAGCGTTGTTAGTTAATTTCTATAATTGGTATCAACATCGAGAGTCATTAAGAGGCATTTTAAGTGTCATTGGCCCAATTGCAGTATTGCTGACCCTTTATCCTTTATGGCAATACGACTGGAGCACTTACTTATTTTACTTTGGGACCATTTGGATGGTCGTAATGTCTATTTTAGATATTGTTAAGCCCATTAAGGAACCAGTATGCAAGGTATAG
- a CDS encoding MerR family transcriptional regulator, translated as MKTIGKLAKELNISVETIRFYERQGLIEQPLKPESGYRMYGDALANQLKFILKAKALGFTLKEIESLMSLSSSCADIESMGLQKLNLIRNKIADLQRLEKVIQDMTDSCKANQDPQSCPVINSLK; from the coding sequence ATGAAAACCATAGGTAAACTTGCTAAAGAACTTAACATTAGCGTTGAAACAATCCGTTTCTATGAGCGCCAAGGTCTGATAGAGCAGCCTTTAAAACCAGAATCTGGTTACCGAATGTATGGCGATGCTCTAGCCAATCAACTCAAATTTATTCTGAAAGCTAAAGCATTAGGGTTTACGCTGAAAGAAATTGAATCACTGATGTCACTAAGTAGCAGTTGCGCTGATATAGAATCGATGGGATTGCAAAAACTTAATCTCATCCGTAATAAAATTGCTGATTTACAGCGGTTAGAGAAAGTAATTCAAGATATGACAGATTCTTGCAAGGCCAATCAAGACCCTCAATCCTGCCCGGTAATAAATTCACTTAAATAG